A region from the Aegilops tauschii subsp. strangulata cultivar AL8/78 chromosome 5, Aet v6.0, whole genome shotgun sequence genome encodes:
- the LOC109782082 gene encoding uncharacterized protein, with amino-acid sequence MPAGDNPHSISEKKAALRESPKQSKNDVNQQARASTFPKDKVAGTVGIKRPQPNAPLSLTTNQHAPGNPGANGHLVYVRRKLETDQSKGGASAGAESANSVSSKKPATGGPQEQSLKLQNSATHAQSAPVSVSPAAAAATTNASHTPSAPVSASPAAAAATTNASHTPSAPVSAPPAAAAAATAPALHPASLPAHLSLAKQSPGVVAATAPSLHPPTLPAHLSLAKQSPGKATVHPSVVVTASPPHCSVVSTAMPQNYTAVNTSPCNAVATSAAPRDAVATATTRNPTDSQRSGDQDWKARFLRLQAFLRNNEQSGQEEYIRMLQSLSSVGRSKHAIELEKRAVNLLIEEGKELQKMKSLNVLGKLPPAEHPSLPTQPTFGMRLPFQPFPARR; translated from the exons AGCCAGAGCTTCTACATTTCCTAAAGACAAAGTTGCTGGGACCGTTGGCATCAAGAGGCCGCAACCTAACGCCCCCCTGAGCCTAACCACCAACCAGCACGCGCCAGGAAATCCCGGGGCAAATGGCCATCTCGTGTATGTGCGCAGGAAGCTTGAGACAGACCAAAGCAAAGGAGGCGCTTCTGCTGGTGCAGAGAGTGCCAATTCTGTGAGCTCAAAGAAACCTGCTACTGGTGGACCGCAGGAGCAAAGTTTGAAGCTTCAGAACAGTGCGACTCATGCCCAATCAGCTCCTGTTTCCGTGTCTCCTGCTGCAGCTGCTGCTACCACCAATGCGTCTCATACTCCATCAGCTCCTGTTTCCGCGTCTCCTGCTGCAGCTGCTGCTACCACCAATGCGTCTCATACTCCATCAGCTCCTGTTTCTGCGCCTCCTGCTGCTGCAGCTGCTGCTACTGCCCCTGCTTTGCACCCTGCAAGTTTGCCGGCTCACCTTTCTCTCGCGAAACAGTCTCCAGGAGTGGTCGCTGCTACTGCCCCTTCATTGCACCCTCCAACTTTGCCAGCTCACCTTTCTCTTGCGAAACAATCTCCAGGGAAGGCTACTGTCCATCCAAGTGTTGTTGTGACTGCTAGTCCGCCGCACTGCAGTGTTGTGTCTACTGCCATGCCTCAGAACTATACGGCTGTCAATACATCGCCTTGTAATGCTGTGGCTACTAGTGCAGCACCTCGTGATGCTGTGGCTACTGCTACGACACGTAATCCAACTGATTCGCAAAGATCAGGGGATCAAGATTGGAAAGCAAGGTTTCTTCGGCTGCAGGCATTCCTGAGAAATAATGAGCAATCAGGACAGGAAGAATACATCCGCA TGCTCCAGTCTTTGTCATCTGTTGGCCGGAGCAAGCATGCCATTGAGCTGGAGAAACGAGCAGTCAATCTCTTAATTGAAGAAG GGAAGGAGCTGCAGAAGATGAAATCTCTGAATGTGCTCGGCAAGCTTCCACCTGCCGAACATCCATCACTACCAACTCAGCCAACTTTTGGTATGCGTCTGCCGTTCCAGCCATTCCCAGCCCGCCGCTGA
- the LOC109782081 gene encoding LOW QUALITY PROTEIN: protein NLP1 (The sequence of the model RefSeq protein was modified relative to this genomic sequence to represent the inferred CDS: inserted 1 base in 1 codon), with translation MQCYGVKLCXSGSEGSFTCMEGGDAQPGISMGRALSSEGDLDLLEQLLSGDNAWLEVAPNTSRSPNFFASPSTFLSDATTTTTTPASTNNALWIQSGSSTVRQRLDQALAYIKEMQRDVGMLVQLWVPIKSGEGQLVLSTSGQPFTLDETSERLRQFREVSTRYQFSADVASESSPIGLPGRVFIGKLPEWSPDVRYFTSYEYPRVNHAQYLDVHGTMGLPVFEKGSYSCLGVMELIMTRQKLNFTSEINNICSALQAVNLRSTEVSSIPRATKFNSASYKDALPEILEVLRAACVTHKLPLAQTWVTCAQQEKRGSRHSDENYRHCISTIDAACYVNDPQMQNFHESCSDHHLLRDQGVAGKAFSTNQPCFLPDIGSSTKMEYPLSHHAKIFNLKGAVAIRLRCTRTGTADFVLEFFLPTNCEALEEQKAVLDSLSGTMRSTCRTLRVVTDKEMGDEKMLEVNELNSFGPQGKNKVEELSFGDQATEHREEASWTSLAGTSKESDLAELSIHGMLSPVGQGLSPAGAQTSAQGSKGKRRTKTEKTVSLPVLRQYFAGSLKDAARSLGVCPTTLKRICRQHGINRWPSRKIKKVDHSLRKLQQIIDSVHGGETAFQLNTLYKDLTNTSVSSDNNLSGSVTVPPHKQSNLTDFEGHRHHRLNSNVPSTSHSHSSCSQSSDSSPSSCSGGSTKHPPQAGVDLLMSGNPVNHSPVQTLQTENASIRGHFPVQEAPDLLHNLNQKALGGQHSSRSPSPPKQNADAGMRIKATFGSEKVRFRLKPECSFQELKQEMARRLSIVDTSFLIVKYLDDDLEWVLMTCDADLQECLHVYKLANLQTVKISVHLAPIREARVTIGHTGLS, from the exons ATGCAGTGTTATGGTGTCAAATTGT GATCAGGTTCTGAAGGAAGCTTTACCTGTATGGAAGGGGGAGACGCCCAGCCAGGCATCTCCATGGGGCGCGCCTTGTCGTCCGAAGGCGACCTGGACCTCCTGGAGCAGCTGCTCTCCGGCGACAACGCCTGGCTTGAAGTGGCGCCCAACACTTCTCGCTCACCCAACTTTTTCGCTTCTCCCTCCACCTTCCTCTCAGATGCCACAACCACCACCACGACGCCGGCAAGTACAAACAACGCCCTGTGGATTCAGTCAGGCTCTTCCACCGTCCGGCAAAGGCTCGACCAAGCTCTGGCTTACATAAAGGAGATGCAGAGAGACGTCGGCATGCTTGTGCAGCTATGGGTGCCTATCAAAAGCGGTGAAGGGCAGTTAGTGCTATCAACGAGCGGGCAGCCATTCACTCTTGATGAGACCTCAGAAAGGCTCAGACAGTTCAGGGAAGTGTCGACGCGGTACCAGTTCTCTGCAGATGTTGCGTCGGAGTCCTCGCCGATTGGGCTACCGGGGAGGGTGTTCATTGGCAAGCTACCTGAGTGGTCACCGGATGTTCGCTACTTCACCAGCTATGAGTACCCCAGGGTAAACCATGCACAGTATTTGGACGTCCATGGGACGATGGGGCTGCCGGTGTTCGAGAAGGGAAGTTACTCGTGCTTGGGTGTCATGGAACTGATCATGACCAGGCAGAAGCTCAACTTCACCTCTGAGATCAACAACATATGCAGTGCTCTCCAG GCAGTTAACCTGAGAAGCACAGAAGTTTCAAGCATTCCTCGCGCCACAAAG TTCAACAGTGCTTCCTACAAAGATGCTCTACCAGAGATACTAGAAGTTCTAAGAGCAGCCTGCGTCACCCACAAGCTCCCATTAGCTCAGACCTGGGTCACATGCGCTCAACAAGAGAAAAGGGGCAGCCGCCACTCCGATGAGAACTATCGGCACTGCATCTCCACCATTGACGCAGCATGCTACGTCAATGATCCCCAGATGCAGAACTTCCATGAGTCCTGCTCTGACCACCACCTTCTGCGTGACCAAGGGGTTGCAGGGAAAGCCTTCAGCACAAACCAGCCATGCTTCTTACCAGACATTGGTTCTTCAACCAAAATGGAGTACCCATTGTCCCACCATGCTAAGATCTTCAACTTAAAAGGAGCAGTGGCAATCCGGTTGAGGTGCACGCGGACTGGGACAGCGGACTTTGTGCTAGAGTTCTTTCTGCCGACCAACTGTGAAGCCCTCGAGGAGCAGAAGGCAGTGCTGGACTCCTTGTCAGGCACCATGCGCAGTACTTGCCGAACTCTACGTGTGGTTACAGATAAGGAGATGGGGGATGAGAAAATGCTGGAAGTGAATGAGCTGAACTCATTTGGTCCTCAAGGGAAGAATAAAGTTGAAGAGTTGTCTTTTGGAGACCAAGCAACAGAACATAGAGAGGAGGCATCATGGACAAGCCTAGCAGGGACTTCAAAAGAATCAGATTTAGCTGAATTAAGTATACATGGTATGCTATCACCTGTAGGACAGGGTCTATCTCCAGCTGGTGCTCAGACAAGTGCACAAGGCAGCAAAGGGAAAAGGCGCACAAAGACGGAGAAGACTGTGAGCTTGCCGGTTCTTCGGCAGTACTTTGCTGGTAGCCTGAAAGATGCAGCAAGGAGCCTTGGAG TGTGCCCTACCACCCTCAAAAGAATATGCAGGCAGCATGGTATAAATCGCTGGCCATCACGAAAGATCAAGAAGGTAGACCACTCTCTAAGAAAGCTGCAGCAGATCATTGATTCAGTTCACGGAGGAGAGACAGCTTTCCAGCTTAATACCCTGTACAAGGATCTCACAAACACCTCTGTATCATCTGACAACAATTTGTCAGGAAGCGTCACAGTTCCTCCACACAAGCAGAGTAATCTTACTGATTTTGAGGGGCACCGACACCACAGGCTAAACAGTAATGTGCCATCAACCTCACACTCACACTCATCATGCAGCCAAAGTTCTGATTCAAGCCCGTCATCGTGCAGTGGTGGATCAACAAAGCATCCACCTCAGGCTGGTGTTGATTTGCTTATGTCAGGAAATCCTGTAAATCACAGCCCTGTCCAGACTCTGCAAACAGAAAATGCATCAATAAGAGGACATTTCCCAGTTCAGGAGGCACCAGATCTGTTGCATAATCTGAACCAAAAGGCTTTAGGCGGGCAGCATTCTTCTCGAAGCCCATCACCCCCGAAACAGAATGCAGATGCAGGTATGAGAATAAAGGCCACATTTGGCTCAGAAAAGGTCAGGTTCAGATTGAAGCCTGAGTGTAGTTTTCAAGAACTGAAGCAGGAGATGGCAAGACGTTTGAGTATAGTAGACACAAGTTTTTTGATTGTAAAGTACCTGGATGATGATTTAGAGTGGGTCTTGATGACATGTGATGCAGATTTACAGGAATGCCTTCATGTATATAAACTAGCAAATCTCCAAACAGTCAAAATTTCAGTTCATCTAGCTCCTATTCGAGAGGCAAGGGTCACTATTGGTCACACTGGTTTGTCATGA